Proteins found in one Enterococcus sp. 9D6_DIV0238 genomic segment:
- the vanR gene encoding VanR-ABDEGLN family response regulator transcription factor — MAKILILDDEKEIVSLISTLLSNEGYEVYEAMSGKESLEIIENNKIDLAILDVMLPDISGFDVLQSIREKQFFPVLMLTARGQDMDKITGLSMGADDYIVKPFNPFEVLARVKTQLRRYQIYNSKGIDEINEYAKNGLYISVDSRKVFLYEEEIKLTPIEFDILWYLCKNEGHVISSEELFEKVWKEDYLENNNTVMAHIARIREKMHEKPRQPNIIKTVWGVGYTIEK; from the coding sequence ATGGCTAAAATACTAATTTTAGATGATGAAAAAGAGATTGTAAGTCTTATAAGTACGCTACTTTCTAACGAAGGATATGAGGTTTATGAGGCTATGTCCGGAAAAGAAAGCTTAGAGATTATAGAAAATAACAAGATCGATTTAGCCATACTAGATGTCATGCTTCCCGATATTTCCGGTTTTGATGTATTGCAAAGCATTAGAGAAAAACAGTTTTTTCCTGTGTTGATGCTAACTGCTCGAGGTCAGGATATGGATAAAATTACTGGACTGTCTATGGGGGCAGATGACTATATTGTTAAGCCATTCAATCCTTTTGAAGTATTGGCTAGAGTGAAAACCCAGTTACGTAGATATCAAATATACAACTCTAAAGGTATAGATGAAATAAATGAATATGCTAAAAATGGATTATATATATCTGTCGATAGTAGAAAAGTATTCTTATATGAGGAAGAAATTAAGCTAACGCCTATTGAATTTGATATCTTGTGGTACCTTTGTAAAAACGAAGGTCACGTGATATCGTCAGAAGAGCTATTTGAAAAAGTCTGGAAAGAGGACTATCTAGAGAATAATAATACTGTCATGGCGCATATTGCCAGAATTAGAGAAAAGATGCATGAAAAACCAAGACAGCCAAATATTATAAAAACGGTATGGGGAGTAGGTTATACAATTGAAAAATAA